One region of Chrysemys picta bellii isolate R12L10 chromosome 21, ASM1138683v2, whole genome shotgun sequence genomic DNA includes:
- the LOC135976973 gene encoding kelch-like protein 26 encodes MDCAPEWEGWEENTANAPNPLEYFTRKGLRQLYQDQLLCDATIVAEGKRFPCHRLLMAAVSPYFKGIFTSSFKESQDGEVVLQDMASSIVQTMLNYLYMGEISLTKESAQGVFVAASRLQVLPLLEICSRFLVKHVSIENCLVYYALAYAHNDQALLGVSMNLVTTNFGHLSEEDDFLHLDLSTLVSIISLDGLMVASELVIYQAVKRWVRFQTTEHSLLIGELMKHIRFPLLSQDEVREVQSDWEHCLDVQMWQEKLDSKDGPFDSRALRQGMYNECIVCVSLSRWISKWMENEEFHVCYFDPRKENWEKLPALNSLYSPACVAVGDKLYVSGGTLRDKSHSAALHKYDFFKGRWLHLPPMSVPRASHGFLACNQKLYALGGCGGFEDYLDSAECFDLMEKTWTPISRLPLALSCSASATLKDKLYLIGGERKNYLFPEMYKGVLIYDVNSGIWTQVPLAVACCSAGAVPMNNGIYVIGGYSKERMRHLPVRSPSPGVICGSALCFFISEDGRMDEDVVVPELPRGIAGAGVVQWERRIYVLGGENCWVYTNSNVHNESPGTYYDTIYFWEPSHLTWTECPENLPIVADGVSGFGCVTMKIPKKHILSLLS; translated from the exons GTTGCTGATGGCAGCTGTCAGCCCTTACTTCAAGGGCATCTTTACCAGCTCGTTCAAGGAATCCCAAGATGGAGAAGTTGTGCTTCAGGACATGGCCTCTTCCATTGTGCAAACCATGCTGAACTATTTGTACATGGGAGAGATCTCTCTTACGAAAGAGTCTGCCCAGGGGGTGTTTGTAGCAGCCAGCAGGCTTCAGGTTCTCCCCCTGCTGGAGATCTGCTCCAG GTTCCTTGTGAAGCATGTCTCCATTGAGAACTGCCTTGTGTATTATGCGCTGGCTTACGCACACAATGATCAAGCTCtgcttggtgtctccatgaacCTCGTTACCACAAACTTTGGGCACCTCTCCGAGGAGGATGACTTCTTACATCTGGACCTCAGCACTCTGGTCAGCATAATCTCTCTGGATGGCCTCATGGTCGCTTCTGAGCTGGTTATCTACCAGGCTGTGAAACGCTGGGTGAGGTTTCAAACAACTGAGCATAGCCTTCTCATTGGTGAGCTGATGAAGCACATCCGCTTCCCGCTCCTTAGCCAGGATGAGGTCCGGGAGGTCCAGTCAGACTGGGAACACTGTCTGGATGTTCAGATGTGGCAGGAGAAGCTGGACAGTAAAGATGGACCGTTTGATTCTAGGGCACTCAGGCAGGGAATGTATAACGAGTGTATTGTGTGCGTGAGTCTGTCCAGGTGGATAAGCAAATGGATGGAAAATGAGGAATTCCATGTGTGCTATTTTGACCCTCGAAAAGAGAACTGGGAAAAGCTGCCGGCTTTGAATTCCCTCTACTCTCCAGCCTGCGTGGCAGTGGGTGACAAGCTGTATGTATCCGGAGGCACCCTTAGGGACAAATCTCACTCGGCTGCCCTTCACAAATATGATTTCTTTAAAGGCCGGTGGTTACATCTGCCTCCCATGTCAGTACCTCGTGCTTCACATGGGTTTTTAGCTTGTAACCAGAAGCTTTATGCTTTGGGAGGCTGTGGTGGGTTTGAAGATTACCTTGATTCTGCAGAGTGCTTTGACTTGATGGAGAAGACCTGGACTCCCATCTCTAGGCTGCCATTAGCGCTGAGCTGTTCTGCCTCTGCTACGCTCAAGGACAAACTTTACTTAATaggtggagagagaaaaaactaCTTGTTTCCAGAGATGTATAAGGGAGTTCTGATTTATGACGTTAACTCTGGCATATGGACACAGGTTCCTCTGGCTGTAGCGTGCTGCTCTGCAGGTGCTGTCCCCATGAATAATGGGATCTATGTCATTGGTGGCTATTCCAAGGAAAGAATGAGACACCTTCCTGTCAGGTCTCCTTCTCCAGGAGTTATCTGTGGCTCTGCTCTGTGTTTCTTCATCAGCGAGGATGGCAGAATGGACGAGGATGTTGTTGTTCCAGAGTTGCCAAGAGGAATTGCTGGTGCTGGTGTGGTGCAGTGGGAGAGGAGAATCTATGTGTTGGGAGGGGAGAACTGCTGGGTATATACTAACTCCAATGTACATAATGAAAGTCCAGGCACATATTATGATACCATTTACTTTTGGGAACCCAGTCACCTCACCTGGACTGAATGCCCAGAAAACCTCCCTATTGTTGCTGACGGGGTAAGTGGGTTTGGGTGTGTGACGATGAAGATACCAAAAAAACATATTCTCTCCCTCTTGTCCTAA